From Woronichinia naegeliana WA131, the proteins below share one genomic window:
- a CDS encoding PilN domain-containing protein: MYSLDVNFLKDRNLDSNKGVLTTQKDAGSSLEKQLPIYIGAGVMALLPLLAGLAILFVYWQKDQTQQNIQALEAELSRLKAQNQKILELEGKTKTIEDDIAGLVGVFDQIKPWSAILQDLTDQTPFGVQLASIQQTGKQLNISGFAVNYAALNDFMLMLQNSQFLKADKTKLMTAVTSALPISGEGVTSETDDPMTTQGTSLIQIPRGVKYSIQTELSDTPDKELMPELIRKGAIGLITRFKTLEQKGILQSPSPLPPPNVAPAPGANPNPSTSPIIKSPTPTSANSPAKP; encoded by the coding sequence ATGTATAGTTTAGACGTTAATTTTCTTAAAGATCGCAATCTTGACTCCAACAAAGGCGTATTAACGACTCAAAAAGATGCGGGTTCCTCTCTAGAAAAACAATTACCAATTTACATCGGAGCCGGTGTTATGGCTCTCTTACCCTTGCTGGCGGGTTTAGCCATTTTATTTGTGTATTGGCAGAAGGATCAAACGCAGCAAAATATTCAAGCATTGGAAGCGGAATTAAGTCGTCTGAAAGCTCAGAATCAAAAAATTCTGGAACTAGAAGGAAAAACCAAAACCATTGAGGACGATATTGCCGGATTAGTGGGCGTATTTGATCAGATTAAACCTTGGTCTGCCATCTTACAAGATTTGACCGATCAAACTCCCTTCGGAGTTCAATTGGCAAGTATTCAACAAACAGGGAAACAGTTAAACATTAGTGGTTTTGCGGTTAACTATGCGGCTCTCAACGATTTTATGTTGATGCTGCAAAACTCTCAATTTCTCAAGGCGGATAAAACAAAATTAATGACCGCAGTCACATCGGCTCTACCTATTTCAGGGGAAGGGGTAACTTCTGAGACGGATGATCCCATGACCACTCAGGGAACTTCCTTGATTCAAATCCCTAGAGGGGTAAAATATTCCATCCAAACAGAGTTAAGCGATACTCCCGATAAAGAATTAATGCCAGAACTGATTCGGAAAGGGGCGATCGGGTTGATTACCCGCTTTAAAACCCTAGAGCAAAAAGGTATTCTACAATCTCCTTCACCATTGCCACCTCCAAACGTTGCACCAGCACCAGGGGCTAACCCGAATCCATCTACTTCGCCTATCATAAAATCTCCCACTCCTACATCGGCTAATTCCCCAGCTAAACCCTAA
- a CDS encoding helix-turn-helix domain-containing protein has product MASQWRERWIAGQAKGIEITERIKDAERSGAPAKFQPEQILQLFKLACDDPRDYARPISHWTGRELAEELVK; this is encoded by the coding sequence ATGGCAAGTCAATGGAGAGAAAGATGGATAGCAGGGCAGGCAAAGGGAATAGAAATAACAGAAAGAATAAAAGATGCTGAGCGTAGTGGAGCACCCGCCAAGTTTCAACCCGAACAAATATTGCAGTTGTTCAAATTAGCCTGTGATGACCCAAGGGATTATGCTCGTCCGATAAGTCACTGGACAGGACGAGAATTAGCAGAGGAATTGGTAAAGTAA
- a CDS encoding DUF29 domain-containing protein has product MTASYEQDYGFWAEQMANLLASGRFSELDIENLVEEVRDLSKRERDRLLSSLRLILHHLLKWDYQPKRRSRSWLGTIQRERANIRLYLDDSPSLKRYLTDESIFKLYAVACSDAFRETGLEFPPICPYGIEDILNRSLVLSERST; this is encoded by the coding sequence ATGACAGCATCCTATGAGCAAGACTATGGATTTTGGGCTGAACAAATGGCAAATCTATTGGCCTCTGGTCGTTTTTCTGAGTTAGACATTGAGAATTTAGTCGAAGAGGTACGGGATTTGTCTAAACGGGAGCGAGATCGCTTACTCAGTAGTCTAAGATTAATTTTGCATCATTTATTAAAGTGGGACTATCAACCTAAACGGCGATCGCGCAGTTGGCTGGGAACTATTCAACGGGAACGGGCTAACATTAGGCTCTATTTGGACGATAGCCCCAGTTTAAAGCGATATTTAACAGATGAAAGTATATTTAAACTCTATGCTGTTGCTTGTTCCGATGCCTTTAGGGAGACAGGATTAGAGTTTCCGCCCATTTGTCCGTATGGCATTGAGGATATTTTAAATCGCTCTCTTGTTTTGTCGGAACGATCGACTTAA
- a CDS encoding pilus assembly protein PilM — translation MFSRLKTVLSSLGRGSQGVGLEITPERLNLIQLAKQGQNHKLNKYCFTALPEGIFEEGKIIDSPTLAEIIQEMFRDNKITAKKIATAVPMREAIIRIIPVPAELDEQELRDMILNHEAALYLPYPREEVDLDYQKLGFFEDDDGIEKVQVLLVATRREVTDSYLDTFQQAGLEVDILEINSFALIRTIRDELRRFGSKEAAVLVDIEFDNTEIAIIVDGVPQFSRTVPIGTYQMQNALSRAMNLPPSRNPEILQGMTIPVTQFDTLSTQGTAINPGMTALMRVMGELTDELRRSINFYLNQAEDLEVVQLLLAGPGGGLIQLDEYLTQRLSIPSMHIDPFTSLNIDSAQEIPLVERPSLATVLGLGLREA, via the coding sequence ATGTTCAGTCGTCTTAAAACTGTATTGAGTTCATTAGGCAGAGGGTCTCAAGGGGTAGGGTTAGAAATTACGCCTGAACGACTGAATTTAATTCAATTAGCAAAACAAGGTCAAAATCACAAACTCAATAAGTACTGTTTTACCGCTCTACCGGAAGGCATTTTTGAGGAAGGCAAAATTATTGACTCTCCTACCCTCGCAGAGATCATTCAGGAGATGTTCAGGGACAATAAAATAACCGCTAAAAAGATCGCCACAGCCGTCCCTATGCGAGAAGCCATTATTCGGATCATTCCAGTGCCAGCCGAACTAGATGAGCAAGAACTACGAGATATGATACTCAATCACGAAGCGGCTCTGTATTTACCCTATCCCCGTGAAGAAGTGGATCTGGATTACCAAAAACTCGGCTTTTTTGAAGATGACGATGGCATTGAGAAAGTCCAAGTTTTATTAGTCGCCACTCGACGAGAAGTAACAGACTCCTATTTAGATACTTTTCAACAAGCGGGTCTAGAAGTGGATATTTTAGAAATTAATAGTTTTGCCCTGATTCGCACCATTCGCGATGAACTGCGTCGATTTGGCTCTAAGGAAGCTGCTGTTCTAGTCGATATTGAGTTTGACAATACAGAAATTGCCATTATTGTAGATGGGGTTCCCCAATTTTCGCGTACTGTTCCTATTGGCACCTACCAGATGCAAAATGCCTTATCCAGGGCAATGAATTTGCCTCCCTCTCGCAACCCTGAAATTCTGCAAGGAATGACCATTCCTGTCACCCAGTTTGATACTCTAAGTACCCAGGGTACTGCGATTAACCCCGGCATGACAGCCCTAATGCGAGTGATGGGAGAATTGACAGATGAGTTAAGACGGTCTATTAATTTTTATCTCAATCAAGCTGAGGATTTAGAGGTTGTGCAATTGTTATTAGCCGGGCCCGGCGGCGGACTGATACAACTAGACGAGTATCTAACCCAACGTCTGAGTATTCCCAGTATGCACATTGATCCCTTTACCTCTTTAAATATTGATAGTGCTCAGGAAATTCCACTCGTGGAGCGTCCGAGTCTAGCTACTGTGCTGGGTTTAGGGTTAAGGGAAGCCTGA
- a CDS encoding transposase codes for MLEWWTKNFASCELGDERLNNRAFSIGKKLSEGFGKALSEVFKGGNELKRAYEFLGIRKQTLSR; via the coding sequence ATGTTGGAATGGTGGACAAAAAACTTTGCCAGTTGTGAATTGGGAGACGAGAGGCTAAACAATCGTGCCTTCTCGATTGGGAAAAAGTTAAGTGAGGGGTTTGGAAAAGCCTTATCAGAAGTGTTTAAGGGAGGAAACGAGTTAAAGAGGGCCTATGAATTTTTGGGAATCCGAAAACAGACTTTGTCAAGATAA
- a CDS encoding pilus assembly protein, with protein sequence MTFTEDYTTTTILDSEFEGNENYPTAFGITFTPRVTGISLGVLGIVGAFYILFSFFLPAWDEYQKLVTDEAAKQQEVDTQKASQLESRLAQAELKLKQAEDRKTQVLGLFANSNDLQTLLLDLSQLFQARKVSLLTFSPQGDPVIVGDSSLGPTVNNKLKRQTFLVTFKGSFGNTHNLIRDLERLQPLIVMKDLKTDLVKPDFPIKVIKKDNQVQIKAEPNDTLSTSMTLEVILTLTPEEIAALAPPPPASGDSPAPGK encoded by the coding sequence ATGACCTTCACCGAAGACTATACGACAACAACCATTCTCGATTCTGAATTTGAGGGTAATGAGAATTATCCGACTGCCTTTGGGATTACCTTTACGCCAAGGGTAACCGGTATTTCATTGGGGGTGTTGGGTATTGTTGGGGCCTTCTACATTCTATTTAGCTTTTTCTTACCAGCTTGGGATGAATATCAAAAGTTAGTAACAGATGAAGCAGCCAAACAACAGGAAGTCGATACCCAAAAAGCCAGTCAGTTAGAGAGTCGTTTAGCCCAGGCAGAATTAAAGTTAAAACAAGCAGAGGATCGTAAAACTCAAGTGCTAGGATTGTTTGCCAATAGTAATGACTTACAAACATTGCTATTGGATTTAAGTCAACTCTTTCAAGCTCGTAAGGTCAGTCTTTTGACTTTTTCTCCCCAGGGAGATCCAGTGATTGTTGGAGATAGCTCCTTGGGGCCCACCGTTAACAATAAACTTAAACGCCAAACCTTTCTCGTCACTTTTAAAGGTTCCTTTGGCAATACTCACAATTTGATCCGAGATTTAGAGCGATTACAGCCATTAATTGTCATGAAAGATCTTAAAACAGATCTCGTTAAACCGGATTTTCCCATTAAAGTGATCAAAAAAGATAATCAGGTGCAGATTAAAGCAGAACCGAATGACACATTAAGCACTAGTATGACTTTAGAAGTCATCCTAACACTAACACCGGAAGAAATTGCAGCCTTAGCTCCACCACCTCCGGCCTCTGGTGACTCTCCTGCGCCTGGTAAGTAG
- a CDS encoding transposase has product MTGIQALERKAPDLPMSQGKIQGREFEYIRHGTQTLIASFDVAKGQVICSTVGNTRTEADYLSHIQKTIATSPDVAKWHLSMDCLNTHQSESLVRYVGLAEKS; this is encoded by the coding sequence ATGACGGGAATTCAAGCATTAGAGCGGAAAGCACCAGACCTTCCGATGTCTCAGGGGAAGATTCAAGGTCGAGAATTTGAATATATTCGTCACGGCACTCAAACGTTAATAGCCAGTTTTGATGTGGCCAAGGGTCAAGTAATCTGCTCTACAGTCGGAAATACTCGCACAGAGGCAGACTATTTAAGCCATATCCAAAAAACCATTGCCACCAGCCCTGATGTAGCAAAATGGCACTTGAGCATGGATTGCCTAAATACCCATCAGTCAGAATCTTTGGTTCGCTATGTAGGGCTTGCTGAAAAAAGCTGA
- a CDS encoding transposase — translation MQLCQRLEQILENLRPAFSREATYQWFILLAWGVVLNSQPSAITSYVNALGLTESYYHQALHWFESKAFNVKGLTLGWSKWVSQHENLYRIKEKRVYVGDGIKVGKEGRKMPGVKRLHQESGNVAKPEWIRGHYFNALSVLVEAGKACFALPLVLRLDDGIKSKVTAKEGKKGSKKEKTTLVTKMGELCTTYAEAGSYVILDAYFACGAVLKSFRQNALHLITRVRCSTVAYAPFSSVPTLRGKGRPRLWGSSIKLESLFALVEDFPTAKVWLYGQQVSVSYQCFEFHWDSPHQLVKFVLTQLPNGQRLILLSTDLCLTGPEIIAAYGLRFKIEVTFRQLIHLLGSNSKFKWYK, via the coding sequence ATGCAACTATGTCAGCGACTAGAGCAAATCCTAGAGAATCTCCGTCCCGCCTTTAGCCGAGAAGCAACGTACCAATGGTTTATCCTATTAGCCTGGGGAGTAGTGCTCAACAGCCAACCGAGCGCAATAACAAGCTATGTCAATGCCTTAGGGTTAACAGAGAGCTACTACCATCAGGCACTACATTGGTTTGAATCCAAGGCATTTAACGTCAAAGGACTGACCTTGGGATGGTCGAAGTGGGTAAGTCAGCATGAAAATCTATATCGAATCAAGGAAAAACGAGTGTATGTGGGGGATGGAATCAAAGTGGGGAAAGAAGGGCGCAAGATGCCAGGGGTAAAACGACTACACCAAGAATCCGGAAATGTGGCGAAGCCAGAATGGATAAGGGGGCATTACTTCAATGCCTTGAGTGTTTTGGTGGAAGCAGGAAAAGCCTGCTTTGCCTTGCCCTTAGTGTTGCGGCTAGACGATGGCATCAAGTCCAAAGTAACGGCAAAGGAAGGGAAAAAAGGCAGCAAAAAAGAGAAGACTACTCTAGTCACGAAAATGGGGGAGCTTTGCACTACCTACGCAGAGGCGGGAAGCTATGTGATTTTGGATGCTTACTTCGCTTGTGGAGCAGTGCTCAAAAGTTTTCGCCAAAATGCCTTGCATCTCATCACCCGAGTGCGTTGCTCTACAGTGGCATATGCTCCCTTTTCTTCCGTTCCGACCTTGAGGGGGAAAGGACGACCACGGCTTTGGGGGAGTTCAATAAAACTAGAAAGCCTGTTTGCTCTTGTGGAGGATTTTCCCACCGCTAAAGTCTGGCTCTATGGTCAACAAGTCTCCGTTTCTTATCAGTGCTTTGAGTTCCACTGGGATAGTCCCCATCAGCTCGTTAAGTTTGTCCTCACCCAATTGCCCAACGGACAAAGACTGATTCTGCTTTCTACTGACCTCTGTTTGACTGGACCTGAGATTATTGCCGCTTACGGTCTCCGATTTAAGATTGAAGTCACTTTTCGTCAATTAATCCATCTTTTGGGCAGCAATTCCAAATTCAAATGGTATAAATAG
- a CDS encoding IS1-like element transposase — translation MPEVKEKIAEMAMNGSGIRDTARVLRISPSTVISELKKKSLV, via the coding sequence TTGCCAGAAGTAAAGGAAAAGATTGCCGAAATGGCAATGAATGGTAGTGGCATAAGGGATACAGCCCGTGTGCTGAGGATTAGTCCATCAACAGTGATTAGTGAACTAAAAAAAAAGAGTCTAGTTTAG
- a CDS encoding transposase translates to MQLCQRLEQILENLRPAFSREATFQWFILLVWGVVLNSQPSAITSYVNAIGLTESYYNQALHWFDSKAFRVEGLTLQWSKWLSQHESLYRIKGKRVYVGDGIKVGKEGRKMPGVKRLHQESEDVSKPEWIRGHYFNALSILVGVGKACFALPLVLRLDDGIKSKATEKGEGKGKKKVKTSLVTKMADLCVTYAEAGSYVILDAYFACEPVLKSFRQNALHLITRVRCSTVAYAPFCSVPTLTGRGRPRIWGSSIKLEKLFALAADFPTAKVWLYGQQVTVSYQCFEFHWDSPHQLVKFVLTQLPNGRRLILLSTDLCLTGPEIIAAYGLRFKIEVTFRQLVHLLGSFAYRFWLKSLPTLPTWPSNLILSDYPQAVQTQILNKVEAFERFVNLNAIALGLLQILALELPQGIWANFPRWFRTLPSHGYPSERIAQLALQHQAQMIFPQSPPSLLLPKFLTAKLASSSSPDMLTFVA, encoded by the coding sequence ATGCAACTATGTCAGCGACTAGAGCAAATCCTAGAGAATCTCCGTCCAGCCTTTAGCCGAGAAGCAACGTTCCAATGGTTTATCCTGTTAGTCTGGGGAGTAGTGCTCAACAGCCAACCCAGCGCAATAACTAGCTATGTCAATGCCATTGGCTTAACAGAGAGCTACTACAATCAGGCTCTACATTGGTTTGATTCCAAGGCGTTTAGGGTCGAAGGACTAACTTTACAATGGTCAAAGTGGCTAAGTCAGCATGAAAGTCTATACAGAATTAAAGGGAAACGGGTGTATGTGGGTGATGGCATCAAAGTGGGGAAAGAAGGACGCAAGATGCCAGGTGTAAAACGACTACACCAAGAATCGGAAGATGTGTCCAAGCCAGAGTGGATAAGGGGTCATTACTTCAATGCCTTGAGTATTTTGGTGGGAGTAGGGAAAGCCTGCTTTGCCTTGCCCTTAGTGTTGCGGCTAGACGATGGCATCAAGTCCAAAGCAACCGAGAAGGGGGAGGGAAAAGGCAAAAAAAAGGTGAAGACGAGCCTGGTGACAAAAATGGCTGACCTTTGTGTTACTTACGCAGAGGCAGGGAGTTATGTAATTTTGGATGCTTATTTTGCTTGCGAACCAGTGCTCAAAAGTTTTCGCCAGAACGCCTTGCATCTAATCACAAGAGTGCGTTGCTCCACCGTCGCCTATGCCCCCTTTTGTTCCGTGCCGACGCTGACGGGGAGAGGACGACCACGGATTTGGGGGAGTTCGATAAAACTAGAAAAGCTGTTCGCTCTGGCGGCGGACTTTCCGACAGCTAAAGTCTGGCTCTATGGTCAACAAGTCACGGTTTCTTATCAGTGCTTTGAGTTCCACTGGGATAGTCCCCATCAGCTCGTCAAGTTTGTTCTGACCCAATTGCCTAACGGACGACGACTGATTCTGCTTTCTACTGATCTCTGTTTGACTGGACCTGAGATTATTGCCGCTTACGGTCTCCGATTTAAGATTGAAGTCACTTTTCGTCAATTAGTCCATCTTTTGGGCAGCTTTGCCTATCGTTTTTGGCTTAAGAGTCTTCCTACTTTACCTACCTGGCCCAGCAATCTTATCCTCAGTGACTATCCACAAGCTGTTCAGACTCAGATTTTAAACAAGGTAGAAGCCTTTGAGCGTTTTGTTAACCTTAATGCCATTGCTTTAGGGCTACTTCAAATTCTCGCCTTAGAGTTACCCCAGGGGATTTGGGCTAATTTTCCTCGATGGTTTCGGACATTACCATCCCATGGCTACCCTAGTGAACGGATTGCTCAACTAGCCCTTCAACATCAAGCCCAAATGATTTTTCCTCAAAGTCCACCCAGTCTGCTTTTGCCTAAATTCCTTACCGCTAAACTTGCCTCTTCCTCAAGCCCTGATATGCTTACTTTCGTCGCATAG
- a CDS encoding pentapeptide repeat-containing protein, giving the protein MTNCEYYYQVLGLEVGASLEEVNQAYRDLAFIWHPDRLPMDNPRLQEKAAIKLKEINQARDQLRLLNCSTLPTPKASTTPNGDRRPPQTVTHREPTHPPRESHKRPYYQDLTGADLRGANLKEKDLSGRKLIQADLSHADLSDAFLHQINLEQANLFQANLFRANLLEANLRFANLQEANLIGADLSGADLSQANLRGAKILVGKRMMVKLTGVILAGAILPDGTIHH; this is encoded by the coding sequence ATGACAAACTGTGAATACTATTATCAGGTATTGGGATTAGAGGTGGGAGCTTCTTTGGAAGAGGTTAACCAAGCCTATCGTGATCTGGCTTTTATCTGGCATCCCGATCGCCTACCAATGGATAATCCTCGTTTACAGGAAAAAGCCGCCATTAAACTGAAGGAAATTAACCAAGCGCGCGATCAGCTACGACTGCTTAACTGTTCTACCCTTCCAACCCCGAAAGCATCGACGACTCCGAACGGCGATCGTCGCCCACCTCAAACTGTCACCCATCGAGAGCCAACTCATCCCCCACGGGAATCCCATAAACGTCCCTACTATCAGGATTTGACTGGTGCAGATCTACGAGGGGCCAATCTCAAAGAAAAGGATCTGTCTGGGCGAAAACTGATTCAAGCTGATCTCAGTCATGCTGACCTCAGTGATGCCTTTCTTCATCAAATCAACCTAGAACAGGCCAACCTCTTTCAGGCCAATTTATTTAGAGCCAATTTACTGGAAGCGAATCTCCGCTTTGCTAACCTACAGGAAGCCAACTTGATTGGGGCTGATCTCAGTGGCGCAGATTTAAGTCAGGCCAATCTTCGGGGCGCGAAAATTCTCGTTGGCAAACGGATGATGGTCAAGCTAACGGGCGTAATTTTGGCAGGAGCGATCTTACCCGATGGCACAATTCATCATTGA
- a CDS encoding IS4 family transposase, translated as MTTAAVEEYKIMLSVGDTTFLDYRNIKEKREGYGPTGKGGNGLILHSALAIEPEKGQVLGLLWQKLWNREVKEKPPTDETAKQKKERQKEQRKAARQRPFEEKESYKWVEALNTCEKQVESSTRVIHVFDREGDVSEVFDSVRQLKHTGVLVRASHNRSLDKNSERLWQHLESEPIRFHQEIEIPSTGKRKARKVKLAVRFCSVNLRTPYRFDNRDPLNVYAVYATEIDCPEGETPLSWMLLTTEVVETIEMAVTILRWYTYRWRVEEFHKVLKSGCQSERYRLASDGMKTLLGFLSVIAVELLHVTYLHRTQPDALAIEILNPLQLQVLKAAASQKLPPILTVAWAVESVAFLGGYLEHRRKTPLGIQVLWRGWLKLHDLCQGWQLAIRT; from the coding sequence ATGACAACTGCCGCCGTAGAAGAATATAAGATAATGCTATCAGTCGGAGATACGACCTTCTTAGATTATCGCAATATCAAGGAAAAAAGGGAAGGGTATGGGCCGACTGGAAAAGGAGGGAATGGATTAATACTGCATAGTGCTTTAGCAATTGAGCCAGAAAAAGGACAAGTATTAGGTTTATTATGGCAAAAACTGTGGAATAGGGAGGTAAAAGAAAAGCCCCCAACAGATGAAACGGCGAAGCAGAAAAAAGAAAGACAGAAAGAACAAAGAAAAGCAGCTCGTCAAAGACCATTTGAGGAAAAAGAATCCTACAAATGGGTAGAGGCTCTAAACACCTGTGAGAAACAGGTAGAAAGTTCAACGAGGGTAATTCATGTATTTGACAGAGAAGGAGATGTTTCAGAAGTCTTTGACTCAGTGCGTCAACTCAAGCATACAGGAGTGCTGGTCAGAGCGTCTCATAATCGTAGTTTAGACAAAAATAGTGAACGACTTTGGCAACATTTGGAATCAGAACCGATTCGTTTTCATCAAGAAATCGAGATTCCGAGTACAGGAAAAAGAAAAGCACGGAAGGTTAAGCTTGCCGTCCGATTTTGCTCAGTTAATCTACGAACTCCCTATCGTTTTGATAATCGTGACCCGTTGAATGTCTATGCTGTTTATGCGACAGAAATCGATTGTCCCGAAGGCGAAACTCCTTTATCTTGGATGCTTCTGACTACAGAAGTTGTTGAGACTATTGAGATGGCTGTCACTATTCTTCGTTGGTACACCTACCGATGGCGGGTTGAAGAATTTCATAAAGTCCTTAAGTCTGGTTGTCAGAGTGAGCGTTATCGACTTGCCTCTGATGGAATGAAAACTCTTTTGGGTTTTTTAAGTGTCATTGCTGTTGAACTTTTACACGTTACTTATCTTCATCGTACCCAGCCCGATGCTCTCGCGATTGAAATTCTTAATCCTCTTCAACTTCAGGTGTTAAAAGCAGCCGCCTCTCAAAAACTTCCCCCTATTTTGACTGTTGCTTGGGCTGTCGAGTCTGTTGCTTTTCTTGGTGGTTATCTTGAACATCGTCGTAAAACTCCTCTCGGTATCCAAGTCCTTTGGCGCGGTTGGTTGAAGTTGCATGACCTTTGCCAAGGCTGGCAGCTTGCAATCCGCACTTAA
- a CDS encoding IS1 family transposase yields MEAELDEMWGFVKSKKEQRWLWHAIDHKTGEILAYVLSGHKDEAFLRLKELLEPFGITQYYTDGWGAYERHIEPALHEVGKYNTQKIERKHLTLRTRIKRLARKTICFSKSIVMHDIVLGLFINRFEFGCLI; encoded by the coding sequence GTGGAAGCAGAACTCGACGAAATGTGGGGTTTTGTGAAGAGCAAAAAAGAGCAAAGATGGTTATGGCACGCTATTGATCATAAGACAGGTGAGATATTAGCTTATGTTTTGTCTGGTCACAAAGATGAAGCATTTCTAAGGCTAAAAGAGTTGTTAGAACCTTTTGGTATTACTCAATATTATACAGATGGATGGGGGGCTTACGAACGACATATTGAGCCAGCATTGCATGAGGTGGGTAAGTATAATACTCAAAAAATCGAACGAAAGCACTTGACATTGAGAACTCGAATAAAGAGATTAGCGAGAAAAACGATTTGTTTCTCCAAATCTATTGTGATGCACGATATTGTCCTTGGATTATTTATCAATCGCTTTGAATTTGGATGTCTTATTTAG